Proteins encoded by one window of Channa argus isolate prfri chromosome 13, Channa argus male v1.0, whole genome shotgun sequence:
- the eps8l3b gene encoding epidermal growth factor receptor kinase substrate 8-like protein 3b isoform X1 gives MTNQTNPLDLSLPSGWCTLILVPSSRKSRICSRQSEQGIYFFFCFERSLWKIQLEEGGNDTEAKLTKRAVLQDDHSQSKRVFQQEDFKVAPFQENSMSRPSGKSIYMQRKEYSETLNRQSDYFQFRVEHLFTWELDGQELRTVNDCVAKLKKLDAKGRVWPQDMIMEARGGYLLLSDIETKSELESLPLNCILQTKAVLESCVYNSVLAVTVQERSKRIPQIFIFQCEETGAELIKSDLDKAVQKLGDVEPRRDQSDIRNNLEHIMSQHAPVSSWQPGPRAVQREMTPPPPDHPPPQWGNREPEIMPPPWVYTPQDEVMHRPDFHEPQSNPELSPEQADIERNTDILNHVLNDLELFVNKVIAAVNNPLVQEGKNKKKKGLMKKKSKKNAAAHNLPSWDEYVSCLQKVKYGFSLLAKLDASLTSPSAPDFVHIFFSSLTMIISQYPADLPPTVVSPLLTEAALRLLSQVVTPEEDQLWRSLGDSWNIPRSRWPHDDVPPYIPEFYDGWQLPPPIRVPSPTPLFSSMSRSNSQRFAAGRPSGQINESQSYTPRAIQHQPEEPVPNSPWSSPSPTPTNSSEPPLYMRVIYDFMARNNRELSIMKGEVVQVIQKSKQWWLVRNTRGEEGSIPQNVLEPIRGPGPMEDRSRETRGPVTLETASSPAEVKAWLEYKGFSKITVTSLGVLSGKLLLGMTKEEIRTVCPEEGGRVFFQLQAIKSAIALASETSGMYNGRY, from the exons ATGACAAACCAGACCAACCCTCTAGATCTGTCACTCCCATCAGGTTGGTGCACTTTGATCCTGGTGCCGTCAAGCAGGAAGTCAAGGATTTGTTCTCGGCAGTCTGAGCAaggaatatatttttttttttgcttcgaAAGGTCATTATGGAAAATCCAGTTAGAAGAAGGGGGAAATGATACTGAGGCAAAGCTGACAAAGAG GGCTGTCTTACAGGATGACCATTCTCAGTCAAAGCGTGTTTTCCAACAAGAGGATTTTAAGGTTGCTCCATTTCAGGAAAACAGCATGTCCAGGCCCAGTGGAAaatctatataca TGCAAAGAAAGGAGTACTCAGAGACACTGAACAGACAATCCGATTACTTTCAATTCAGAGTAGAG CATCTGTTCACCTGGGAGCTAGATGGCCAGGAGCTGAGAACAGTGAATGACTGTGTGGCCAAGCTCAAAAAGCTGGATGCCAAAGGTCGCGTGTGGCCCCAGGATATGATTATGGAGGCTCGGGGAGGATATTTACTGCTCAGTGACATTGAGACCAAG TCAGAGCTGGAGTCGCTGCCTTTGAATTGCATCCTGCAAACCAAAGCTGTGTTGGAAAGCTGCGTGTACAACTCTGTGCTGGCAGTGACTGTGCAGGAACGCAGCAAGCGCATCCCCCAGATTTTCATATTTCAGTGTGAGGAAACTGGG GCGGAACTCATCAAAAGTGATCTGGATAAGGCTGTACAAAAACTTGGCGATGTGGAACCACGCAGGGACCAGTCCGACATTAG GAATAACCTTGAGCATATCATGAGTCAACATGCTCCTGTAAGTTCCTGGCAGCCTGGGCCTCGTGCTGTGCAGCGAGAGATGACCCCACCCCCACCAGACCACCCGCCCCCACAGTGGGGCAACAGAGAACCag AAATTATGCCTCCCCCATGGGTCTACACCCCACAAGATGAAGTGATGCACCGGCCTGATTTCCATGAACCACAGAGTAACCCTGAGCTTTCGCCAGAGCAAGCAGACATAGAGAGGAACACG GATATTTTGAAccatgttttaaatgatttggaGCTGTTTGTGAATAAAGTGATAGCTGCAGTAAATAACCCTTTGGTGCAAGAAGGcaagaacaagaagaaaaaggggTTAATGAAgaagaaatcaaagaaaaatg CAGCAGCTCACAATCTGCCATCTTGGGACGAGTATGTCTCCTGTCTTCAGAAAGTTAAATATGGATTCAGTCTGCTg GCCAAGTTGGATGCGTCACTGACCAGCCCCAGTGCTCCTGACTTTGTCCACATCTTCTTCTCTAGTTTAACCATG ATAATATCTCAGTATCCTGCAGACCTGCCCCCCACTGTGGTCTCTCCCCTGCTGACAGAGGCAGCTCTCCGTCTCCTCAGTCAGGTCGTCACTCCAGAGGAGGACCAGCTGTGGAGGTCTCTGGGTGACAGCTGGAACATTCCAAG GTCTAGATGGCCACATGATGACGTCCCACCTTACATCCCTGAGTTCTATGATGGCTGGCAGCTGCCTCCCCCCATACGCGTGCCCTCTCCCACTCCCTTGTTCAGTTCAATGAGCAGGAGCAACAGCCAGCGTTTTGCGGCAGGTCGACCCAGTggacaaataaatgaaagcCAGAGCTACACACCCAGAGCAATACAACATCAGCCTGAAGAG CCTGTGCCCAACAGTCCATGGAGTTCACCATCTCCAACTCCAACAAA CTCTTCTGAGCCACCACTGTACATGCGAGTCATCTACGACTTTATGGCCAGGAACAACCGAGAGCTGAGTATCATGAAGGGAGAGGTGGTTCAG GTGATTCAGAAATCCAAGCAGTGGTGGCTTGTTCGTAATACCAGGGGAGAAGAAGGAAGCATTCCTCAGAATGTTTTGGAGCCGATCAGGGGTCCCGGCCCCATGGAGGATCGATCG CGAGAGACTCGCGGCCCAGTGACTCTGGAAACAGCCTCCTCTCCTGCAGAGGTGAAAGCCTGGCTGGAATACAAAGGATTTTCCAAGAT CACTGTGACCAGTCTTGGGGTGCTGAGTGGTAAACTGCTTCTGGGGATGACGAAGGAGGAGATAAGGACTGTGTGTCcagaggaaggaggaagggTCTTCTTCCAGCTTCAGGCAATTAAGTCAGCCATTGCA CTCGCCAGTGAAACATCAGGCATGTACAATGGCCGCTACTGA
- the atp5pb gene encoding ATP synthase F(0) complex subunit B1, mitochondrial codes for MLSRLVFVSASALKGSGPLGAGLVQASRTLHTSSQSLAPLPPLPEKGGKVRHGIFPEELFQLLYPKTGVTGPYMLGAGLILYMLSKEIYVINHETFAAASIGAIIIYGVKKFGPKVAAVADKINEDRVAKAQEVKDLAMSSLAQAIENEKKEQWRVEGRSMLFDAKRNNVAMLLETNYRERLHLVTHEVKRRLDYQIALQNLHRRMEQDHMVNWVEKSVISSLTPQQEKESIAKCITDLKALAKATQAKATV; via the exons ATGCTGTCCAGGCTCGTTTTTGTTTCAG CCAGTGCCCTGAAAGGCAGTGGCCCTCTTGGAGCAGG TCTTGTTCAGGCATCTCGCACCTTGCACACATCATCCCAAAGTCTGGCCCCACTGCCCCCTCTACCAGAGAAGGGAGGCAAAGTCCGCCATGGCATCTTCCCAGAGGAGCTCTTCCAGCTCCTCTACCCCAAAACTGGAGTCACAG GACCCTACATGCTTGGTGCTGGTCTCATCCTCTACATGCTTTCTAAGGAAATCTACGTAATCAACCATGAGACCTTTGCTGCTGCCTCCATAGGTGCCATTATCATCTATGGTGTCAAGAAATTTGGTCCAAAGGTTGCTGCAGTGGCTGACAAAATTAATGAG GACAGAGTAGCCAAGGCTCAGGAGGTGAAGGATCTTGCCATGTCCAGCCTGGCTCAGGctattgaaaatgaaaagaaggaaCAGTGGAGAGTTGAGGGAAGATCAATGCTCTTTGATGCTAAAAGG AACAATGTGGCCATGCTGTTGGAGACCAACTACAGAGAAAGGCTACATTTGGTGACCCACGAAGTGAAGAGGCGCTTGGACTACCAGATTGCCTTGCAGAACCTTCATCGTCGAATGGAGCAGGATCACATGGTTAACTGGGTGGAGAAGAGTGTcatcagcagcctcactcctcAGCAG gagAAAGAGAGCATCGCCAAGTGCATCACAGACCTGAAGGCTCTGGCCAAAGCCACTCAGGCCAAAGCTACAGTCTAA
- the LOC137139621 gene encoding glutathione S-transferase Mu 3-like, whose protein sequence is MTATLAYWDIRGLAQPIRLLLEYTGTKYEEKYYVCGEAPNYDKSCWFDVKDKLGIDFANLPYFIDGDRKIVQSNAIMRYIARKHNLCGETEDEKIRVDIMENQAMDFRNGFVMMCYTDLDKMKPGYLEKLPGVLKQFSHFLGNRKWFAGDKITFVDFIMYELLDQHRMFHPQCLDNFKNLKDLLDRFEALERIVAYMNSNRFMKNPVNNKMAKWGNKKE, encoded by the exons ATGACCGCGACTCTCGCATACTGGGACATCCGCGGG CTTGCCCAGCCCATCCGTCTGCTGCTTGAGTACACTGGCACCAAGTATGAGGAAAAGTATTATGTCTGTGGTGAAG CTCCAAACTATGACAAGAGCTGCTGGTTTGATGTGAAAGACAAACTTGGAATAGACTTTGCCAAT CTGCCCTACTTCATAGATGGAGACAGGAAGATCGTGCAGAGCAATGCCATCATGAGATACATTGCTCGTAAGCACAACTTGT GCGGAGAGACTGAAGATGAGAAGATCCGTGTGGACATCATGGAGAACCAGGCAATGGACTTCAGAAACGGCTTTGTGATGATGTGCTACACCGACCTT GACAAGATGAAGCCAGGATACCTTGAGAAGCTTCCAGGAGTCCTTAAACAGTTCTCCCACTTCttgggaaacaggaagtggtttgCAGGTGACAAG ATCACTTTTGTGGACTTCATTATGTACGAGCTGTTGGATCAACACAGAATGTTTCACCCTCAGTGCCTGGATAACTTCAAAAACCTCAAAGATCTTCTAGACCGCTTTGAG GCTCTGGAGAGGATTGTGGCTTACATGAATTCCAACAGATTCATGAAGAATCCAGTCAACAACAAGATGGCTAAATGGGGCAACAAGAAAGAGTAA
- the traf3ip3 gene encoding TRAF3-interacting JNK-activating modulator: MDALAFSGIQLSPQNKFDQILEIRAVNREHLRGRNNVTSCRSPTREFDTKQIKNELKEKRQLQFLRRRSVSPELCGIKSVNHSSKTKSSAKTFSLKHHCSSSKLETLHTNVKSTLTTNGHLVMISTKNGSKLDAPITSQWSPVNATNKILRKESNQRKTRSTDQREDSTDAHKTNIKTTFQETGVQTESGLITVKESDVQQLADYLQEALWREEAMKKKLAGLQESMSNLMNSSNKIRTARFSEDLLRNKIKALEAQLQACLQKFPKDGVKKLVVQMEKQKLIYEEKALVALQKATQEKTEALIKAETLQEALITAKAEGLRLHNLYEELKINFEQLRENQHLSNEQLQQLHSQIELSRARGAELREEVVSLRREKKELEYNISLLEEDNQILRGEIEQLRDVHNESEDFIMQGGLTSEEVENHLTVRRDSQVEEQLRHTQEKLRLKERECEELQMELHAMEQECQSSQVRLSQCRDELRQLSHRHRRTTLCGSWRKVFVFFLLLIAAAGVVILWLWHPPFREQAEDLYSDIETRIENYLMEMASPQHSGCFRPI; the protein is encoded by the exons ATGGATGCCTTAGCTTTCAGTGGAATACAGCTCTCCCCACAGAACAAATTTGACCAAATATTGGAGATTAGAGCAGTGAATCGTGAACACCTACGAGGACGTAACAATGTAACTTCATGTCGCAGCCCTACGAGAgaatttgacacaaaacagattaaaaatgaactgaaagaaaagaggcAGCTGCAATTTTTGAGGAGAAGATCAGTGAGCCCAGAGCTATGTGGCATAAAGTCTGTGAACCATTCTTCAAAGACAAAATCTTCAGCAAAGACCTTTTCACTAAAACATCATTGTTCAAGCAGCAAGTTAGAGACACTGCATACAAATGTGAAAAGTACTCTCACAACTAATGGACATCTAGTGATGATTTCCACAAAAAACGGCAGTAAATTAGATGCTCCAATCACCAGTCAATGGTCACCAGTAAAT GCTACCAACAAAATATTGAGGAAGGAATCAAACCAACGCAAGACAAGAAGCACAGATCAAAGAGAGGATAGTACTGATG CTCACAAAACCAATatcaaaacaacatttcaagAGACTGGTGTGCAAACAGA ATCTGGCCTCATCACTGTCAAGGAATCT GATGTTCAGCAGTTAGCTGACTACTTGCAG GAGGCCCTGTGGAGAGAGGAGGCCATGAAGAAGAAGTTGGCAGGCCTCCAGGAGAGCATGTCAAACCTAATGAACTCCTCGAACAAAATACGGACA GCTCGCTTCAGTGAAGACCTACTGAGAAACAAGATCAAGGCTCTAGAAGCACAGCTGCAAGCTTGTCTGCAG AAGTTTCCAAAAGATGGAGTGAAGAAACTGGTGGTACAAATGGAGAAACAGAAACTGATATATGAGGAGAAGGCTCTGGTTGCCCTGCAGAAGGCCACACAGGAGAAAACTGAGGCACTTATCAAGGCTGAGACGCTGCAG GAAGCACTCATCACAGCAAAGGCAGAGGGCCTGAGGTTGCACAACCTATATGAGGAGCTGAAGATCAACTTTGAACAACTCAGGGAGAACCAGCACCTCAGCAATGAACAGCTGCAACAGCTACACAGCCAAATAGAG CTGTCCAGGGCCAGAGGGGCCGAGCTCAGGGAGGAGGTGGTGTCATTAAGGCGAGAGAAGAAGGAGCTAGAATACAACATTTCCCTGCTAGAAGAGGACAACCAGATTTTGAGAGGGGAAATCGAGCAACTTAGAG ATGTCCACAATGAGAGCGAAGACTTCATAATGCAGGGGGGGCTGACATCAGAGGAAGTAGAGAATCACCTGACAGTGAGGAGAGACTCCCAGGTGGAGGAGCAGCTCCGTCACACTCAGGAGAAACTCCGGCTCAAGGAGAGAGAG tgtgaAGAGCTGCAGATGGAGCTGCATGCCATGGAGCAGGAGTGTCAGTCCAGCCAGGTCCGTCTGTCACAGTGCAGGGATGAACTCCGGCAACTAAGCCACCGCCACAGGAGAACA ACGCTGTGTGGCTCCTGGAGgaaagtgtttgtgttcttCCTCCTACTCATCGCTGCAGCGGGGGTTGTCATATTGTGGCTGTGGCATCCTCCTTTCAGGGAGCAAGCTGAAGACCTGTACTCAGACATAGAGACACGTATCGAAAACTATCTCATGGAAATGGCCTCTCCTCAACACTCAGGCTGTTTTAGACCAATATGA
- the eps8l3b gene encoding epidermal growth factor receptor kinase substrate 8-like protein 3b isoform X3, translating to MFGNSAPFSYSPRAVLQDDHSQSKRVFQQEDFKVAPFQENSMSRPSGKSIYMQRKEYSETLNRQSDYFQFRVEHLFTWELDGQELRTVNDCVAKLKKLDAKGRVWPQDMIMEARGGYLLLSDIETKSELESLPLNCILQTKAVLESCVYNSVLAVTVQERSKRIPQIFIFQCEETGAELIKSDLDKAVQKLGDVEPRRDQSDIRNNLEHIMSQHAPVSSWQPGPRAVQREMTPPPPDHPPPQWGNREPEIMPPPWVYTPQDEVMHRPDFHEPQSNPELSPEQADIERNTDILNHVLNDLELFVNKVIAAVNNPLVQEGKNKKKKGLMKKKSKKNAAAHNLPSWDEYVSCLQKVKYGFSLLAKLDASLTSPSAPDFVHIFFSSLTMIISQYPADLPPTVVSPLLTEAALRLLSQVVTPEEDQLWRSLGDSWNIPRSRWPHDDVPPYIPEFYDGWQLPPPIRVPSPTPLFSSMSRSNSQRFAAGRPSGQINESQSYTPRAIQHQPEEPVPNSPWSSPSPTPTNSSEPPLYMRVIYDFMARNNRELSIMKGEVVQVIQKSKQWWLVRNTRGEEGSIPQNVLEPIRGPGPMEDRSRETRGPVTLETASSPAEVKAWLEYKGFSKITVTSLGVLSGKLLLGMTKEEIRTVCPEEGGRVFFQLQAIKSAIALASETSGMYNGRY from the exons atgtttggaaacaGTGCTCCCTTCTCGTATTCACCAAG GGCTGTCTTACAGGATGACCATTCTCAGTCAAAGCGTGTTTTCCAACAAGAGGATTTTAAGGTTGCTCCATTTCAGGAAAACAGCATGTCCAGGCCCAGTGGAAaatctatataca TGCAAAGAAAGGAGTACTCAGAGACACTGAACAGACAATCCGATTACTTTCAATTCAGAGTAGAG CATCTGTTCACCTGGGAGCTAGATGGCCAGGAGCTGAGAACAGTGAATGACTGTGTGGCCAAGCTCAAAAAGCTGGATGCCAAAGGTCGCGTGTGGCCCCAGGATATGATTATGGAGGCTCGGGGAGGATATTTACTGCTCAGTGACATTGAGACCAAG TCAGAGCTGGAGTCGCTGCCTTTGAATTGCATCCTGCAAACCAAAGCTGTGTTGGAAAGCTGCGTGTACAACTCTGTGCTGGCAGTGACTGTGCAGGAACGCAGCAAGCGCATCCCCCAGATTTTCATATTTCAGTGTGAGGAAACTGGG GCGGAACTCATCAAAAGTGATCTGGATAAGGCTGTACAAAAACTTGGCGATGTGGAACCACGCAGGGACCAGTCCGACATTAG GAATAACCTTGAGCATATCATGAGTCAACATGCTCCTGTAAGTTCCTGGCAGCCTGGGCCTCGTGCTGTGCAGCGAGAGATGACCCCACCCCCACCAGACCACCCGCCCCCACAGTGGGGCAACAGAGAACCag AAATTATGCCTCCCCCATGGGTCTACACCCCACAAGATGAAGTGATGCACCGGCCTGATTTCCATGAACCACAGAGTAACCCTGAGCTTTCGCCAGAGCAAGCAGACATAGAGAGGAACACG GATATTTTGAAccatgttttaaatgatttggaGCTGTTTGTGAATAAAGTGATAGCTGCAGTAAATAACCCTTTGGTGCAAGAAGGcaagaacaagaagaaaaaggggTTAATGAAgaagaaatcaaagaaaaatg CAGCAGCTCACAATCTGCCATCTTGGGACGAGTATGTCTCCTGTCTTCAGAAAGTTAAATATGGATTCAGTCTGCTg GCCAAGTTGGATGCGTCACTGACCAGCCCCAGTGCTCCTGACTTTGTCCACATCTTCTTCTCTAGTTTAACCATG ATAATATCTCAGTATCCTGCAGACCTGCCCCCCACTGTGGTCTCTCCCCTGCTGACAGAGGCAGCTCTCCGTCTCCTCAGTCAGGTCGTCACTCCAGAGGAGGACCAGCTGTGGAGGTCTCTGGGTGACAGCTGGAACATTCCAAG GTCTAGATGGCCACATGATGACGTCCCACCTTACATCCCTGAGTTCTATGATGGCTGGCAGCTGCCTCCCCCCATACGCGTGCCCTCTCCCACTCCCTTGTTCAGTTCAATGAGCAGGAGCAACAGCCAGCGTTTTGCGGCAGGTCGACCCAGTggacaaataaatgaaagcCAGAGCTACACACCCAGAGCAATACAACATCAGCCTGAAGAG CCTGTGCCCAACAGTCCATGGAGTTCACCATCTCCAACTCCAACAAA CTCTTCTGAGCCACCACTGTACATGCGAGTCATCTACGACTTTATGGCCAGGAACAACCGAGAGCTGAGTATCATGAAGGGAGAGGTGGTTCAG GTGATTCAGAAATCCAAGCAGTGGTGGCTTGTTCGTAATACCAGGGGAGAAGAAGGAAGCATTCCTCAGAATGTTTTGGAGCCGATCAGGGGTCCCGGCCCCATGGAGGATCGATCG CGAGAGACTCGCGGCCCAGTGACTCTGGAAACAGCCTCCTCTCCTGCAGAGGTGAAAGCCTGGCTGGAATACAAAGGATTTTCCAAGAT CACTGTGACCAGTCTTGGGGTGCTGAGTGGTAAACTGCTTCTGGGGATGACGAAGGAGGAGATAAGGACTGTGTGTCcagaggaaggaggaagggTCTTCTTCCAGCTTCAGGCAATTAAGTCAGCCATTGCA CTCGCCAGTGAAACATCAGGCATGTACAATGGCCGCTACTGA
- the eps8l3b gene encoding epidermal growth factor receptor kinase substrate 8-like protein 3b isoform X2 — MTNQTNPLDLSLPSGWCTLILVPSSRKSRICSRQSEQGIYFFFCFERSLWKIQLEEGGNDTEAKLTKRAVLQDDHSQSKRVFQQEDFKVAPFQENSMSRPSGKSIYMQRKEYSETLNRQSDYFQFRVEHLFTWELDGQELRTVNDCVAKLKKLDAKGRVWPQDMIMEARGGYLLLSDIETKSELESLPLNCILQTKAVLESCVYNSVLAVTVQERSKRIPQIFIFQCEETGAELIKSDLDKAVQKLGDVEPRRDQSDIRNNLEHIMSQHAPVSSWQPGPRAVQREMTPPPPDHPPPQWGNREPEIMPPPWVYTPQDEVMHRPDFHEPQSNPELSPEQADIERNTDILNHVLNDLELFVNKVIAAVNNPLVQEGKNKKKKGLMKKKSKKNAAHNLPSWDEYVSCLQKVKYGFSLLAKLDASLTSPSAPDFVHIFFSSLTMIISQYPADLPPTVVSPLLTEAALRLLSQVVTPEEDQLWRSLGDSWNIPRSRWPHDDVPPYIPEFYDGWQLPPPIRVPSPTPLFSSMSRSNSQRFAAGRPSGQINESQSYTPRAIQHQPEEPVPNSPWSSPSPTPTNSSEPPLYMRVIYDFMARNNRELSIMKGEVVQVIQKSKQWWLVRNTRGEEGSIPQNVLEPIRGPGPMEDRSRETRGPVTLETASSPAEVKAWLEYKGFSKITVTSLGVLSGKLLLGMTKEEIRTVCPEEGGRVFFQLQAIKSAIALASETSGMYNGRY; from the exons ATGACAAACCAGACCAACCCTCTAGATCTGTCACTCCCATCAGGTTGGTGCACTTTGATCCTGGTGCCGTCAAGCAGGAAGTCAAGGATTTGTTCTCGGCAGTCTGAGCAaggaatatatttttttttttgcttcgaAAGGTCATTATGGAAAATCCAGTTAGAAGAAGGGGGAAATGATACTGAGGCAAAGCTGACAAAGAG GGCTGTCTTACAGGATGACCATTCTCAGTCAAAGCGTGTTTTCCAACAAGAGGATTTTAAGGTTGCTCCATTTCAGGAAAACAGCATGTCCAGGCCCAGTGGAAaatctatataca TGCAAAGAAAGGAGTACTCAGAGACACTGAACAGACAATCCGATTACTTTCAATTCAGAGTAGAG CATCTGTTCACCTGGGAGCTAGATGGCCAGGAGCTGAGAACAGTGAATGACTGTGTGGCCAAGCTCAAAAAGCTGGATGCCAAAGGTCGCGTGTGGCCCCAGGATATGATTATGGAGGCTCGGGGAGGATATTTACTGCTCAGTGACATTGAGACCAAG TCAGAGCTGGAGTCGCTGCCTTTGAATTGCATCCTGCAAACCAAAGCTGTGTTGGAAAGCTGCGTGTACAACTCTGTGCTGGCAGTGACTGTGCAGGAACGCAGCAAGCGCATCCCCCAGATTTTCATATTTCAGTGTGAGGAAACTGGG GCGGAACTCATCAAAAGTGATCTGGATAAGGCTGTACAAAAACTTGGCGATGTGGAACCACGCAGGGACCAGTCCGACATTAG GAATAACCTTGAGCATATCATGAGTCAACATGCTCCTGTAAGTTCCTGGCAGCCTGGGCCTCGTGCTGTGCAGCGAGAGATGACCCCACCCCCACCAGACCACCCGCCCCCACAGTGGGGCAACAGAGAACCag AAATTATGCCTCCCCCATGGGTCTACACCCCACAAGATGAAGTGATGCACCGGCCTGATTTCCATGAACCACAGAGTAACCCTGAGCTTTCGCCAGAGCAAGCAGACATAGAGAGGAACACG GATATTTTGAAccatgttttaaatgatttggaGCTGTTTGTGAATAAAGTGATAGCTGCAGTAAATAACCCTTTGGTGCAAGAAGGcaagaacaagaagaaaaaggggTTAATGAAgaagaaatcaaagaaaaatg CAGCTCACAATCTGCCATCTTGGGACGAGTATGTCTCCTGTCTTCAGAAAGTTAAATATGGATTCAGTCTGCTg GCCAAGTTGGATGCGTCACTGACCAGCCCCAGTGCTCCTGACTTTGTCCACATCTTCTTCTCTAGTTTAACCATG ATAATATCTCAGTATCCTGCAGACCTGCCCCCCACTGTGGTCTCTCCCCTGCTGACAGAGGCAGCTCTCCGTCTCCTCAGTCAGGTCGTCACTCCAGAGGAGGACCAGCTGTGGAGGTCTCTGGGTGACAGCTGGAACATTCCAAG GTCTAGATGGCCACATGATGACGTCCCACCTTACATCCCTGAGTTCTATGATGGCTGGCAGCTGCCTCCCCCCATACGCGTGCCCTCTCCCACTCCCTTGTTCAGTTCAATGAGCAGGAGCAACAGCCAGCGTTTTGCGGCAGGTCGACCCAGTggacaaataaatgaaagcCAGAGCTACACACCCAGAGCAATACAACATCAGCCTGAAGAG CCTGTGCCCAACAGTCCATGGAGTTCACCATCTCCAACTCCAACAAA CTCTTCTGAGCCACCACTGTACATGCGAGTCATCTACGACTTTATGGCCAGGAACAACCGAGAGCTGAGTATCATGAAGGGAGAGGTGGTTCAG GTGATTCAGAAATCCAAGCAGTGGTGGCTTGTTCGTAATACCAGGGGAGAAGAAGGAAGCATTCCTCAGAATGTTTTGGAGCCGATCAGGGGTCCCGGCCCCATGGAGGATCGATCG CGAGAGACTCGCGGCCCAGTGACTCTGGAAACAGCCTCCTCTCCTGCAGAGGTGAAAGCCTGGCTGGAATACAAAGGATTTTCCAAGAT CACTGTGACCAGTCTTGGGGTGCTGAGTGGTAAACTGCTTCTGGGGATGACGAAGGAGGAGATAAGGACTGTGTGTCcagaggaaggaggaagggTCTTCTTCCAGCTTCAGGCAATTAAGTCAGCCATTGCA CTCGCCAGTGAAACATCAGGCATGTACAATGGCCGCTACTGA